The Sporosarcina sp. Te-1 DNA window TCGAACGTGAAAATTATTTGAAGAATGTCATGGAATTGATCCACCATGAAATAAGTGAAATGGGGATTGAAGCTGACATTTCCGGCCGGCCGAAACATTTATATTCCATCTACCGGAAAATGGTGTTGCAGAAAAAAGAATTCAACGAGATTTATGATCTTTTAGCCGTTCGGATCATCGTGAAAAGTATCAAAGATTGCTATGCGGTGCTTGGCATCATCCATACGTTATGGAAGCCGATGCCGGGCCGCTTCAAGGACTATATCGCGATGCCGAAACAAAATTTATACCAGTCGATCCATACGACAGTGGTCGGGCCGCAAGGTGATCCGCTTGAAGTGCAGATTCGTACAGAAGAGATGCATAAAATTGCCGAATACGGGGTGGCTGCACACTGGGCCTACAAAGAAGGAAAGACTGTTACTGAAAAGCCGACGAATATAGATAAGAAATTGACTTGGTTCCGGGAGATCCTGGAGTTCCAAAATGAATCTTCCAATGCAGAAGAATTCATGGAGTCTTTAAAATTCGATCTGTTCTCAGATATGGTGTATGTGTTCACGCCTGACGGAGATGTCATCGAGATTCCAAAAGGCTCTGTGCCGATCGATTTTGCTTATCGCGTCCACTCGGAAGTCGGCAACCGGACAATCGGCGCCAAAGTGAATGGCAAGATGGTCCCATTGGATACCGAGCTATTCACTGGAGACATTGTCGAAATCTTAACGTCCAAGCAGTCATTTGGTCCGAGCCGGGACTGGCTTAAAATTGCCAATACCTCGCAAGCTCGCAACAAAATTAGGCAGTTTTTCAAAAAGCAACTCCGTGAAGAGAACATTACAAAAGGGCGGGAGCTCGTCGAGCGGGAGATAAAAGCGCAGGAATACGACCAGAAAGATGTTTTGACGTCAGAAAACATCCAGCGTGCCATTGAAAAATTCAGTTTTACGTCCGAGGAAGATATGTATGCTGCCGTCGGTTCCAGCGGTATCACTGCGCAGCAAGTCGTGAACCGATTGGCTGAAAAAATTCGGAAGCAACGGGAAAGACAAGATACAATCGACAAAATAGTTTCCGATATGAAGGCGGTTCAACCGGTCGCAACTGAGTCAGGGGTTATCGTCAAAGGAATTGATAACTTGCTGATCCGTCTTTCGAAATGCTGTAATCCCATTCCGGGCGATGACATTGTCGGCTTCATTACGAAAGGGAGAGGCGTTTC harbors:
- a CDS encoding bifunctional (p)ppGpp synthetase/guanosine-3',5'-bis(diphosphate) 3'-pyrophosphohydrolase: MAKNRDMTAEEIFELTASYMNEQHVAFVKRAYEAAKSAHEGQYRSSGEPYILHPIQVAGILAQLQMDPATVAAGFLHDVVEDTNVSREDIIRDFGEEVALLVDGVTKLEKLKFKSNEEKQAENHRKMFIAMARDIRVILIKLADRLHNMRTLKHVPEEKQRRVAAETLDIFAPLAHRLGISTIKWELEDTALRYLNPQQYYRIVNLMKRKRVERENYLKNVMELIHHEISEMGIEADISGRPKHLYSIYRKMVLQKKEFNEIYDLLAVRIIVKSIKDCYAVLGIIHTLWKPMPGRFKDYIAMPKQNLYQSIHTTVVGPQGDPLEVQIRTEEMHKIAEYGVAAHWAYKEGKTVTEKPTNIDKKLTWFREILEFQNESSNAEEFMESLKFDLFSDMVYVFTPDGDVIEIPKGSVPIDFAYRVHSEVGNRTIGAKVNGKMVPLDTELFTGDIVEILTSKQSFGPSRDWLKIANTSQARNKIRQFFKKQLREENITKGRELVEREIKAQEYDQKDVLTSENIQRAIEKFSFTSEEDMYAAVGSSGITAQQVVNRLAEKIRKQRERQDTIDKIVSDMKAVQPVATESGVIVKGIDNLLIRLSKCCNPIPGDDIVGFITKGRGVSVHRADCPNVHTAEEEDRLIDVEWAVGASSVKKEFQVDIEVTAFDRQGLLNEVMMVVADTKTPMVAVSGKADKDKIARINMTIKITDIAHLQRIVDRIKQIRDIYSVQRVIH